In one Chlamydia sp. BM-2023 genomic region, the following are encoded:
- a CDS encoding IMP dehydrogenase — protein sequence MREALTFDDVLLTPQYSEVLPHETCLSSYISRSLSLNIPILSAAMDSVTEFSMALAMAEAGGLGVIHKNISAEKQADIIRQVKSHNPVLSTAAAIGIGQQGLERAEILVDAGVTALVIDTAHGHSKAVIDTAVIIKKHYPEITLIVGNIVTPQAALCLAESGVDAVKVGIGPGSICTTRIISGVGLPQLTAVMDVAAALKDSSVCVIADGGMRYSGDIVKALAAGAHCVMLGGMLAGTDEAPGEIIQTCEKTYKMYRGMGSIGAMHKGSAERYFQEKTAKKFVPEGVEGLVPYKGALSDVLYQIIGGIRSGMGYIGAHNLEELRQKAVFTRITHSGRSESHTHTLQHVQQAPNYLVAK from the coding sequence ATGCGCGAAGCTCTTACCTTTGATGATGTTTTATTGACTCCCCAGTACTCTGAGGTACTTCCTCACGAGACCTGCTTGTCTTCCTACATTTCAAGAAGTTTGTCTTTAAATATTCCTATTTTGTCTGCTGCTATGGACTCTGTAACAGAGTTTTCTATGGCTTTAGCTATGGCAGAGGCTGGGGGATTAGGGGTTATTCATAAAAATATTAGCGCAGAAAAACAGGCCGATATTATACGCCAGGTGAAATCACATAACCCTGTTTTATCAACAGCTGCTGCTATAGGTATCGGTCAACAAGGTTTAGAAAGAGCAGAAATTTTAGTTGATGCAGGTGTAACTGCCTTAGTCATTGATACTGCTCACGGGCACTCTAAAGCTGTAATAGATACAGCAGTTATAATCAAAAAGCATTACCCAGAAATAACACTAATCGTTGGGAATATAGTTACTCCCCAAGCAGCGCTTTGTCTTGCTGAAAGCGGCGTAGATGCTGTTAAGGTGGGAATTGGCCCGGGATCTATTTGCACAACGCGGATTATTTCTGGAGTGGGCTTACCTCAATTAACAGCAGTTATGGATGTCGCTGCGGCACTAAAAGACTCCTCTGTTTGTGTTATTGCTGATGGGGGGATGCGTTACTCTGGAGATATTGTTAAGGCTCTAGCTGCAGGCGCTCATTGTGTAATGTTGGGGGGTATGTTAGCAGGAACTGATGAAGCCCCAGGAGAGATCATTCAAACATGCGAAAAGACTTATAAAATGTATCGCGGCATGGGATCAATTGGTGCCATGCATAAAGGAAGTGCGGAACGTTATTTTCAGGAAAAAACAGCGAAAAAATTTGTTCCAGAAGGAGTAGAAGGCTTGGTCCCTTATAAAGGAGCCCTTAGTGACGTATTATACCAAATTATTGGAGGAATTCGTTCCGGAATGGGATATATAGGTGCTCATAATTTGGAAGAGTTACGACAAAAGGCCGTATTTACTCGTATTACACATTCAGGGCGGAGTGAAAGCCATACTCATACCTTACAACATGTTCAACAGGCTCCGAATTATCTTGTTGCTAAATAA
- a CDS encoding gamma-glutamylcyclotransferase, protein MYISRVKACVGACLLFLLWGCSDVIPYRDNTLEQVFCINIPVSELSCYSSAYTVSQLLSKECLNLRVKEEADNRSREIWREIHKKLGLTSPYIPIVAYGSLMHPISAKKTLQEYHRHAVWVHDYIRIFDFDLEAIGKVLSEAGGDDIENRGVLNLKQETGSSCNAFVLAMGEEDFVACRNRECIYDLVPVVVSDYSSDSCKRSVAFAWITNNHVRSKKVLPIKGYYSMVWAAVSSDSVKECYGERFSEDYLRTTFLANGESITTIHKEYQY, encoded by the coding sequence ATGTATATTTCTAGGGTAAAGGCATGCGTAGGAGCATGCTTGCTGTTTTTATTGTGGGGCTGTTCTGATGTTATTCCTTATAGAGATAACACACTCGAACAAGTCTTTTGTATCAATATTCCAGTTTCTGAACTTTCTTGTTATTCTTCAGCGTATACCGTATCACAGCTATTGTCTAAGGAGTGTCTGAATCTTAGGGTAAAGGAAGAGGCAGATAACAGATCTCGTGAAATTTGGAGAGAAATTCATAAAAAACTTGGATTGACCTCTCCATATATCCCTATCGTTGCTTACGGGAGCTTAATGCATCCCATATCAGCAAAAAAGACATTACAAGAATATCATCGCCACGCTGTTTGGGTGCACGATTATATAAGAATTTTCGATTTCGATCTAGAAGCGATTGGAAAAGTACTTTCCGAAGCAGGTGGGGATGATATTGAAAATCGGGGAGTGTTGAATCTTAAACAAGAAACAGGAAGCTCCTGCAATGCCTTTGTTTTGGCTATGGGAGAAGAAGATTTTGTTGCATGCCGTAATCGAGAATGTATTTATGATTTAGTCCCGGTAGTTGTTTCTGATTATTCTTCTGATAGTTGTAAAAGGAGTGTTGCCTTCGCTTGGATCACGAATAATCATGTGCGTTCAAAAAAAGTTTTACCTATAAAGGGGTATTACTCTATGGTTTGGGCGGCAGTATCTTCGGATAGCGTAAAAGAGTGCTATGGAGAAAGGTTCTCTGAGGACTACTTAAGAACAACATTTTTAGCAAATGGAGAGTCTATTACGACTATTCATAAAGAATACCAATATTGA